AAATCGAACGGAACGAGATCACTGATCAAGACCTTGAGGATGCCCTGAACGCCACCCCTTATCAGAACAGACCCGCAGATATAGAGGCGCTGAAAAATGCTCTCAACGCCCCCGTTGAAATGGGACGCCGTCTCAATACCGTCTCAGAACTGGCCGCAAAAGCAAGCGGTACGGATTGGGGGAGTATTATTGACGACCGTTTTGGTCTTTGGGCAGGCGGTTTTTTTGATCAGGGACAAGCCCTATGGGCCACGTCCCGCAGAACCGGTGCGTGGAAATCCTGGCGGTCATGGGCAACCCATGACTTAACGCCACAGATTTTGGGCCTGAAAGACTTCTGCACCTATGTGGATCTGCTACCCAGTTCCCCGTTTGAAGCCATAACACGGGTTGTCAGTGCTCTGAACATTCCCCAGCAGGCGATGGACACTTATTTCCACCAACTGTTATTATCGTTAGGGGGGTGGTCCCAATATGCCCGCCACGAAGTCTGGAAAGACGAGTTGGAGGGCAAATCGAACACCATTATGATGGAACTTCTGGCCATACGGCTATGCTGGGAAGAAACCCTTTATCGGCAATACCAAAAGACAATAGAGACAGAATGGCACGCGATCCTGGACAAACATCAGGAACCTGTTGTCCCCTCGTCCCATCAGGTTATCAACGAGATCCTTCAGGAAGCTGCCGAGCGGTCGGTCCAACGGGCCCTTTCCAAGACCTTTGCCTCCAATACCGCAAGCAACACCAGACCATCGGCCCCGCTCCTACAGGCTGCCTTTTGTATTGATGTTCGTTCAGAAGTTTACCGGCGGGCACTGGAAGTAGTGGACCCCGGCGTTCAAACACTGGGCTTTGCAGGTTTCTTTGGTCTTACGACCGAGCATAAAAGCTTCGGTTCTGATGTGGCAGAAAACAGGTTTCCAGTGCTGCTCACTGCCGGATTGACGTCTCGGACGGGGAGTCCAGACGCTTCCATGGACGCGACCGAAAAAAGTCACAGATATCAGGCCCGCTCCCTCCGGGCATGGGGACGCTTCAAGTTGGCGGCGGTTTCCTCCTTTGCCTTTGTCGAGGCAATGGGCCCTGCGTATGTGGTTAAACTGTTGCGGGGGGCCTTTGGATTGCAAAAAATGAAAAAAGGTGACAGCCACGCGCCTCGGTTTGATCCAATGCCGGTTGTTCAGGATCGTATTGACGCTGCCGAAAAAATTCTGCGGGCCATGTCCCTGACCGAAAATTTTGGCAAGATTGTTCTGATAACCGGGCATGGCGGGAATGTGGTCAACAATCCCTTTGCCAGCGGCCTGCATTGCGGTGCTTGCGGTGGCCATGCGGGCGATGTCAATGCCAGACTGCTTGCAACCGTTTTAAACGATAGAGAGGTTCGGTCCGGCTTAACCTCACGCAACATCCACATCCCGGACGATACTCTCTTCATTGGGGCCTTGCATGATACGACCACGGATCGGGTCACGGTTTATGACGGAGACTGCGCGTCGAAAATCCATAAAAACAGCCTCAAGAAGATACGAAAATGGCTGGACAAGGCCAGTGCTCTCGCCAGAAAAGAACGGATGCACAGACTTCCCGACGCCAAGACGGAAAAGGAAATTCGGGCACGGGCGCAAAACTGGGCGGAAGTGCGTCCCGAATGGGGCCTTGCCGGATGTCAGGCGTTCATTGCCGCGCCCCGCACAAGAACCGCCGATCAAAAACTGGATGGTAAAAGCTTTTTGCATGAGTATGACTGGAAACAGGATCAGGCCCATGACTTTAGTGTTCTGGAACTGATCATGACAGCGCCTGTTGTGGTCGCCAGCTGGATCAGCCTGCAATATTATGGCTCCAGCGTTGCCCCGAATGTTTTCGGCTCGGGCGACAAGCTTCTGCATAACGTTGTTGGCGGGATCGGTGTTCTGGAAGGCAATGGCGGAAAACTGCGGGCCGGCTTACCCTGGCAATCTGTCCATGATGGCACCAAACTTGCCCATGAGCCTCTTCGGTTGTCAGTTTGTATCGAAGCCCCGATCGACGCCATGACGGCCATTCTGGACAAACATGAAAGTGTTCGGGCACTGTTCGACAATCGTTGGCTACATCTTTTTGCGCTGGATGAGACAGGCAAAATGGCCTGGCGCTATGCTGGAAATCTTAAATGGGAGCTATTTTCAACCACGGACCACACAACACCCATGGCGAAAGCATCCTGACCCCTGACGCCAGTTCCACAGCCTAAGCAATCAAACAAAAGCTTAGGCTGTGGCCCTGAAAATTGACGATCCCGTCGTAGACCTGCTGTCCCGTGAATGGGTTAAAATATCACTCTGTCAGACTTTTTCTCAGGATATCCAGTATCGATTTTTTTTAATACCTTTTCACAAATATCACTAAAGGTGCCATTCGGCCGCGACCGTAATTCATTATAAGCTTTTTTCATTTCCGAATTAGATATCGAAGGACCAAAGTCCTCCGGATCACGTTCTCTTGCATAAGGAGCCAATTTATTAATGTAAACTTTGAGCAAAACAGTATCGTAAATGAGGGTAACGTCCGGCATTCTAACATCACCTTCAAGAGTAATCCGACTATGGTATAATGAACATCAGTGTCAGCACTCAGAACCCCGCAATTTCCTTGAGGTCAAAGTTCAAGAATGGCAGAGGGTTTTGTGAACACTCTGCTTTGGCTAGGAACTGAACAGAATGTGGAGGTGAGAGGAAAGCTAGCAGTGAAGAAAAAGAATTAGTGGAGGTGTTAGGCGCAGGAAAATGATTGCACAGCCACAGTAGAGTAGGCTTTTTCATCCGCAAGTGGGGCATGGGGGGAGTAAGCCGCGCCAGTAACGTAATATACCCGCTCAGAAATTTGCCTAGAAAAAATGCTTCTTGGTGTTAATTTAAATCTACTCCATTTTTTGGTGTTGTTAATCGAACCCTGAACGTTAATATGTGTTCAACAAGTCAACGATTAAGGGGTGAAATTGTAATGGACACAGTAGAGCTATTCGCAGGCGCGGGCGGGCTTGCAATGGGCCTGAGTTTTGCCGGATGTAAACCTAAAGCAGTTATTGAGTGGGATAAGTGGGCTTGTGATACAATTCGGGAAAATACGACTAATGCTTTTCCTATCGTGAAAGATTGGCCCCTCATTGAGGGTGACGTCAGGGACTATAATTTTCAAACCCTAGAAGGAAAAATCGATATTGTAGCTGGAGGTCCACCTTGCCAACCATTTTCTCTCGGCGGCAAGCACAGGGCGTATAATGACGATAGAGACATGTTTCCTGTAACCGTCGATGTCATCCGACAACTAAAACCAAAAGCCTTCATAGTAGAAAATGTCAAAGGCCTTACTCGACCAAGCTTTGCCAACTATTTTCAATATATTGTTTTGCAACTGACATATCCGGATATAGTCAGAAAGCCTTCAGAAGAGCCGCACCAGCACTTAGCTCGATTGGAAAAAGCCAAGTCATCCAACACTAAATCTAGCCTAAAGTATCAAGTCATTACGAGAGTGGTGAATGCTGCAGACTATGGTGTGCCACAAAAGCGTGAAAGGGTATTTTTTGTCGGGTTTCGATCGGACTTAGGAGTACAGTGGTCATTCCCTGAACCAACTCATAGCTATGATGCATTATTGGAATCTCAATGGATTAATGGAGAATATTGGGATCGTCATAATATGTTTGCCAATGCCAAGCGATTAACCCCGAGGGAAGCAAAAAGAATCGAGCGGCTGAGAAAATCTAATGTTCGCCCGTTGAGTAACAGCAAGCCTTGGATGACCGTACGTGATGCGCTCTTTGACCTTCCTGACCCTGCGTCCCAAAAAAGCTCACTCATCCATCTAAATCATAAGTTCCAAGCAGGAGCAAAACAGTATCCCGGCCACACTGGCAGCCCATTGGATTTGCCGTCTAAAGCACTAAAGGCAGGGGTTCATGGGGTGCCGGGCGGCGAAAATATGATGGTCTTAGATAATGGTCGCGTAAGGTATTTTACCGTCCGTGAAGCAGCCCGCCTGCAAACCTTTCCCGATGGATACCAGTTTCATGGCGCTTGGTCGGAAACGATGAGACAATTAGGGAATGCTGTACCTGTCCATCTCGCTCAAGTGGTTGCCTCAAGTGTCGTTCAGAAACTTTTGACCCGCGAAGAGAGAGAACTCAAACTTCACCATTCAAAATTAAATTAAAATGGATCAAATCAAACCATACAATCCACTAGACAAGCGGCATCTTGGAGAAAGTGTAGCGGAAGCTTTATTGCGAAGCCCAATTCATCCGATGAGCAGCATACCAGAATTTGTCGGCGCTGGTGTTTATGCTATTTACTACACTGGAGAATTTAAGCCTTATTCAAAGATATCAGAACAAAACAAAGAGGAAGAGTACTCACTTCCGATTTATGTAGGCAAGGCCGTACCCGCAGGTGCACGAAAAGGCGGACTAGCCGATGGTGCTCCTCATGGAAAAGCCTTATACAAACGCCTAAATGAACATGCGAAAAGTATTGAAGTTGTAGGCAACTTGGATTTAACCGACTTTGCGTGCAGATTTTTGGTCGTTGACGAAATTTGGATTCCTCTTGGTGAGAGCTTGTTAATATCAAAATTCAAACCACTTTGGAATCAGCTGATAGATGGCTTTGGAAACCATACCCCCGGCAATGGCAGATTTAATCAAGCTCGAT
This region of Sneathiella aquimaris genomic DNA includes:
- a CDS encoding YbcC family protein — encoded protein: MNSLEENIIAPPLQLKNAIDAAGQMIPPSWPLDSSVAVNPFFGQSTETLAHVAARLDRIGGIDIVMPRNWYQDKIERNEITDQDLEDALNATPYQNRPADIEALKNALNAPVEMGRRLNTVSELAAKASGTDWGSIIDDRFGLWAGGFFDQGQALWATSRRTGAWKSWRSWATHDLTPQILGLKDFCTYVDLLPSSPFEAITRVVSALNIPQQAMDTYFHQLLLSLGGWSQYARHEVWKDELEGKSNTIMMELLAIRLCWEETLYRQYQKTIETEWHAILDKHQEPVVPSSHQVINEILQEAAERSVQRALSKTFASNTASNTRPSAPLLQAAFCIDVRSEVYRRALEVVDPGVQTLGFAGFFGLTTEHKSFGSDVAENRFPVLLTAGLTSRTGSPDASMDATEKSHRYQARSLRAWGRFKLAAVSSFAFVEAMGPAYVVKLLRGAFGLQKMKKGDSHAPRFDPMPVVQDRIDAAEKILRAMSLTENFGKIVLITGHGGNVVNNPFASGLHCGACGGHAGDVNARLLATVLNDREVRSGLTSRNIHIPDDTLFIGALHDTTTDRVTVYDGDCASKIHKNSLKKIRKWLDKASALARKERMHRLPDAKTEKEIRARAQNWAEVRPEWGLAGCQAFIAAPRTRTADQKLDGKSFLHEYDWKQDQAHDFSVLELIMTAPVVVASWISLQYYGSSVAPNVFGSGDKLLHNVVGGIGVLEGNGGKLRAGLPWQSVHDGTKLAHEPLRLSVCIEAPIDAMTAILDKHESVRALFDNRWLHLFALDETGKMAWRYAGNLKWELFSTTDHTTPMAKAS
- a CDS encoding DNA cytosine methyltransferase, with amino-acid sequence MDTVELFAGAGGLAMGLSFAGCKPKAVIEWDKWACDTIRENTTNAFPIVKDWPLIEGDVRDYNFQTLEGKIDIVAGGPPCQPFSLGGKHRAYNDDRDMFPVTVDVIRQLKPKAFIVENVKGLTRPSFANYFQYIVLQLTYPDIVRKPSEEPHQHLARLEKAKSSNTKSSLKYQVITRVVNAADYGVPQKRERVFFVGFRSDLGVQWSFPEPTHSYDALLESQWINGEYWDRHNMFANAKRLTPREAKRIERLRKSNVRPLSNSKPWMTVRDALFDLPDPASQKSSLIHLNHKFQAGAKQYPGHTGSPLDLPSKALKAGVHGVPGGENMMVLDNGRVRYFTVREAARLQTFPDGYQFHGAWSETMRQLGNAVPVHLAQVVASSVVQKLLTREERELKLHHSKLN
- a CDS encoding Eco29kI family restriction endonuclease; amino-acid sequence: MDQIKPYNPLDKRHLGESVAEALLRSPIHPMSSIPEFVGAGVYAIYYTGEFKPYSKISEQNKEEEYSLPIYVGKAVPAGARKGGLADGAPHGKALYKRLNEHAKSIEVVGNLDLTDFACRFLVVDEIWIPLGESLLISKFKPLWNQLIDGFGNHTPGNGRFNQARSRWDTLHVGREWAAKCQERGEKAETISNEIASHLRVMYG